In one Gossypium hirsutum isolate 1008001.06 chromosome D09, Gossypium_hirsutum_v2.1, whole genome shotgun sequence genomic region, the following are encoded:
- the LOC107908748 gene encoding uncharacterized protein: protein MVCIACLLPLFLVPIVNILPLLFYFIMGKVYWLLGWEYRKPERAPAACPYKPPAKTENSSKVWPETEPTVPESSSKPMGVTDNKQD from the exons GTTTGTATAGCTTGCCTATTGCCACTCTTCCTCGTACCGATCGTCAATATTTTGCCTCTCCTCTTCTATTTCATCAtg GGTAAAGTTTACTGGCTTCTTGGATGGGAATACCGGAAACCGGAGAGGGCACCTGCGGCGTGTCCGTATAAGCCGCCTGCGAAAACGGAAAACTCTAGCAAA GTTTGGCCAGAAACTGAACCTACTGTACCAGAGTCTAGTTCAAAACCAATGGGAGTAACAGATAACAAGCAGGATTGA